The following proteins are co-located in the Salvelinus namaycush isolate Seneca chromosome 33, SaNama_1.0, whole genome shotgun sequence genome:
- the si:ch73-206p6.1 gene encoding phospholipid scramblase 1, translating to MNMYQVPNPGLPGCPPGLEYLTQVDQLLIKQKVEFIEALAGFESNNKYEVRNAMGQNVFYAVEENDCLSRQCCGPLRSFTIKVLDNFGQEVITVTRPLKCMSCFFPCCLQELEVQAPPGNTVGYVVQQWHPFSPKFIIENEHREAVLRLHGPFCGWSCLPDVDFEIVTMDEVDKIGKISKQWTGLLREAFTDADNFGIQFPMDLDVKMKAVMIGACFLIDFMFFESGNQP from the exons ATGAACATGTACCAGGTCCCCAACCCTGGCCTGCCGGGATGCCCACCCGGGTTAGAATATCTAACACAG GTTGATCAGCTACTCATCAAACAGAAAGTCGAGTTTATTGAAG CCCTGGCTGGCTTTGAGAGCAACAACAAGTATGAGGTGCGTAATGCCATGGGTCAGAACGTGTTCTATGCTGTGGAGGAGAATGACTGTCTTAGCAGGCAGTGCTGCGGACCGCTACGATCCTTCACAATAAAAGTCCTTGACAACTTTGGACAGGAGGTCATCACAGTCACCAGACCTCTCAAGTGCATGTCCTGTTTCTTCCCCTGCTGTCTGCAAGAG CTGGAGGTGCAGGCCCCCCCAGGGAACACGGTAGGCTACGTGGTCCAGCAGTGGCACCCCTTCTCCCCCAAGTTCATCATAGAGAatgaacacagagaggctgtgCTGAGGCTGCACGGACCCTTCTGTGGCTGGAGTTGCTTGCCTGACGTTGACTTTGAG ATAGTGACCATGGATGAAGTGGATAAGATAGGGAAGATCAGCAAGCAGTGGACCGGTCTACTCCGTGAGGCGTTCACGGACGCTGATAACTTTGGAATCCAGTTCCCCATGGATCTTGACGTGAAGATGAAGGCTGTGATGATAGGAGCTTGTTTCCTCATC GATTTCATGTTCTTTGAGAGCGGTAACCAACCCTAG